One Paramisgurnus dabryanus chromosome 9, PD_genome_1.1, whole genome shotgun sequence DNA segment encodes these proteins:
- the prrt4a gene encoding proline-rich transmembrane protein 4, which produces MTSHSEALLLVLSFSLCGCLCAVSLNQPLSSTNTESTAYPASSTSWPTKIITTTPSILSLYPNALHSEETSKDPEGPLPVEPKSYVSLSATEASQTKSSFPGIVSDMQRDEEGPETSSLTTLPPYPYSQTWSTESAWKTETHTSQIPAELGTSETHQTLLRSFGVEQTPYARGTLDGTNLPRGLIDYLWPSEKTKDSTDAPTGDDWPKSSTTPDCNLVGTGICQSSDSFRSHVSSNITLSTPPPLTETTPPGIITPPLDALTPPVLVPLLTDWNAAMATWGLAWELQVYGLGCVFLLVAVLSAFSLMCLPLRWPSGCAHFSLLHLIQLLTGSSRALWLLYDPYGQKDRLPAAWERLLHEAAYPCLTASFGLLLLLLTARSCTQLLSQNTLQRSSCLLAALVLLHVVVVMVSMAILQLFPTLRVVPLIPPAAFLLMSLVLSMTYLILYCCARADTKHIYRLSENSPERATCHASRCPFTEARMWDRATRAGVFSALFLLACGGLRLYAMLHAEGLTNGVMVGLMPWPWWAFQLSCRVCEAGVCLTLALVITHPLLCCGVPLTKPSGFSMLFKKSQLEGGISAKPTILSSRCGWSLRPTEKLGLCEGISRRESESVPLYTLVELPHSESNGLDLHFPSSPQHEISKKSKTSLSPSFASLDGDSTVDLCPPSPIDLRRSIDEALNSEALFQHSLFGSSRLSLSTRAPPDGQPCRENSTVEPSLYRTASCGEVDPPSVPTRPRQWSTISGRPSLSDGTYGGRVSVYKSGFNSTQESQNSLHRQSGLQRRYTTLGSTASRGSLDVETHSHADELAIQAEFINVCRQIDALSVTSDTIEL; this is translated from the exons ATGACCTCTCACAGTGAAGCACTTTTGCTGGTCCTCAGTTTCTCACTGTGTGGTTGTCTGTGTGCTGTATCTTTAAATCAACCCCTGTCTTCCACCAACACCGAATCAACCGCTTATCCAGCTAGCAGCACATCGTGGCCTACCAAAATTATTACGACTACTCCAAGCATCCTTAGTTTATACCCAAATGCATTACACTCAGAAGAGACCAGCAAAGACCCTGAAGGTCCACTTCCTGTTGAACCAAAAAGCTATGTCTCACTTTCAGCCACGGAGGCATCACAGACCAAGAGTTCCTTTCCTGGAATTGTTTCAGACATGCAGAGAGATGAAGAGGGACCTGAAACTTCTTCACTGACAACACTACCACCTTATCCATACTCTCAGACCTGGAGTACCGAGTCTGCTTGGAAAACAGAGACACATACATCTCAGATTCCTGCTGAACTGGGAACATCTGAAACTCACCAGACATTGTTGAGGTCCTTTGGTGTTGAACAGACGCCATATGCCAGAGGAACTTTAGATGGTACAAATTTGCCAAGAGGCCTGATAGACTATCTGTGGCCATCTGAGAAGACAAAGGATTCGACAGATGCACCTACAG GTGATGACTGGCCAAAGTCTTCCACAACTCCAGACTGCAATTTGGTTGGCACCGGAATCTGTCAGTCCTCTGACTCTTTCAGGAGTCATGTTTCAAGTAACATCACTTTGTCAACCCCACCTCCTTTGACTGAAACCACACCCCCTGGTATCATAACCCCACCCCTTGATGCCCTGACCCCGCCGGTTCTCGTCCCTCTGCTGACTGACTGGAATGCTGCCATGGCGACATGGGGCCTGGCCTGGGAGTTGCAGGTTTACGGGCTCGGCTGCGTGTTTTTGCTCGTTGCTGTGCTTTCTGCTTTCAGTCTGATGTGTTTGCCGTTGCGCTGGCCCTCTGGCTGTGCCCACTTTAGCCTCCTCCACCTCATCCAACTCCTGACAGGTTCGAGCCGGGCCCTGTGGCTGCTCTACGATCCGTACGGCCAAAAAGATCGGCTTCCAGCAGCCTGGGAACGACTGCTGCACGAGGCTGCCTATCCATGTCTCACGGCATCTTTCGGTTTGCTGCTGTTACTGCTTACCGCCCGTTCTTGCACTCAGCTGCTTTCCCAGAACACCCTGCAGCGCAGCTCGTGTCTGTTAGCTGCGCTGGTGCTGCTGCACGTGGTTGTTGTGatggtttctatggcgatactGCAACTTTTTCCAACTCTGCGAGTTGTGCCTCTAATACCACCAGCAGCCTTTTTGTTGATGTCCTTAGTTCTGTCCATGACCTACCTGATTCTGTACTGCTGTGCCCGTGCTGACACCAAGCACATCTATCGGCTCAGCGAGAATTCCCCTGAGCGGGCGACGTGTCACGCCAGCCGGTGTCCCTTTACAGAGGCACGTATGTGGGATAGGGCAACCAGGGCGGGGGTCTTCTCTGCTCTCTTTCTGTTGGCATGCGGCGGACTCAGACTGTACGCTATGCTTCACGCGGAAGGACTCACCAATGGAGTTATGGTTGGTTTGATGCCTTGGCCTTGGTGGGCTTTCCAGCTCAGCTGCCGAGTGTGTGAAGCAGGTGTATGTCTCACACTTGCTCTAGTTATCACTCACCCACTCCTTTGTTGTGGAGTTCCTCTCACTAAGCCCAGTGGCTTCAGCATGCTATTCAAAAAGTCACAACTAGAGGGCGGCATTTCTGCAAAACCCACCATTCTCTCAAGTCGATGTGGCTGGTCTCTAAGGCCGACAGAAAAGCTGGGGTTGTGTGAGGGCATATCGCggcgagagagcgagagcgtGCCGCTCTACACTCTGGTGGAGCTACCGCACAGTGAATCGAATGGCTTGGACCTCCATTTTCCCAGCAGCCCTCAGCACGAGATCTCCAAGAAGAGCAAAACATCTCTTTCACCCTCTTTTGCCAGCCTGGATGGCGACTCAACCGTAGATCTCTGCCCCCCTTCGCCAATAGACCTGCGACGTAGCATCGACGAAGCTTTGAATAGCGAAGCTCTCTTTCAACATAGTCTCTTTGGCTCTTCTAGGCTATCTCTCAGTACTCGTGCGCCTCCAGATGGACAGCCCTGTCGGGAAAACTCAACAGTTGAACCCAGCCTCTACCGCACGGCCTCCTGTGGGGAAGTGGACCCTCCTAGCGTACCCACCCGACCCAGGCAATGGAGCACTATATCAGGGAGACCATCTCTCAGTGATGGCACATATGGAGGTCGGGTGTCAGTCTATAAAAGTGGGTTTAACTCAACACAAGAGTCTCAGAACAGCCTACACAGACAGTCAGGGCTCCAGAGACGATACACAACCTTGGGTTCAACCGCCTCCAGAGGGAGTTTGGATGTGGAGACACATTCACATGCCGATGAGCTGGCCATTCAGGCTGAATTCATCAATGTCTGCAGGCAAATCGATGCTCTGAGTGTCACCAGTGATACAATTGAACTGtag
- the LOC135773769 gene encoding transmembrane protein 53 isoform X1 produces MGSALFSIMNAPASVSRAARLRQVLSEIAHALTAASVSFFYLMQQQVRAALTCSPDVMLSRAGMMVGVSAQKISKHITFLVNDVAPTPASADSPTQPKPLLLLLPWLGSRPQAIAKYCDIYIRTGFDILVVESEVRQFLWPRWGLEYGAHVLELLESERFSQRPLLVHAFSIGGYTFSQVLVHVAKDAQRCQELTNRIRGHIYDSLVMGSLDHMAVGLGKTMFPRLEGLVRRTSLLYFHVFKHQTVNYFNIAISMFRNTPVTSPALFLFSENDVLCDYKSVEELVELWRSRGMTVESKKWEKSIHAGHLRTHPQEYLSILENFVNSLNMVPMKAKM; encoded by the exons ATGGGGAGCGCTTTGTTTTCCATCATGAACGCGCCTGCATCTGTTTCACGCGCAGCGCGTCTCCGCCAAGTCCTCAGTGAGATTGCGCATGCGTTAACGGCAGCATCTGTCTCCTTTTTCTATTTAATGCAGCAGCAGGTAAGAGCAGCG CTTACCTGCTCTCCTGATGTCATGCTTTCCAGAGCGGGAATGATGGTAGGGGTGTCCGCTCAGAAGATAAGTAAGCACATCACCTTTCTGGTAAATGACGTAGCTCCGACTCCAGCCTCTGCTGATTCACCTACTCAGCCAAAACCGTTGTTGCTGTTGTTGCCATGGCTGGGCTCAAGACCGCAGGCCATCGCCAAGTACTGTGACATTTACATCCGAACAGGCTTTGATATACTTGTTGTGGAAAGTGAGGTGAGACAGTTCTTATGGCCTCGTTGGGGGCTGGAATACGGTGCCCATGTGCTTGAATTATTAGAAAGTGAACGCTTTTCTCAGCGCCCCCTGCTGGTTCATGCCTTCTCCATAGGGGGATACACGTTCAGTCAGGTGCTCGTTCATGTGGCTAAAGACGCTCAGCGCTGCCAAGAGCTGACAAACAGGATCAGGGGTCACATCTACGACAGCTTGGTCATGGGTTCATTGGATCACATGGCTGTCG GTCTCGGTAAGACCATGTTCCCCCGGTTGGAAGGTCTCGTGAGGAGGACTAGTCTTCTGTACTTCCATGTCTTTAAACACCAGACAGTCAACTATTTCAACATAGCGATCAGTATGTTCAGGAACACTCCTGTGACTTCTCCTGCTCTGTTCCTCTTCTCGGAAAATGATGTGCTGTGTGATTACAAGAGTGTGGAGGAGTTGGTGGAGTTATGGAGGAGTCGGGGCATGACTGTGGAGAGCAAGAAATGGGAGAAGTCGATTCATGCGGGTCATCTACGTACCCACCCTCAGGAATATCTGTCCATTCTGGAGAACTTTGTGAATTCTCTCAATATGGTGCCAATGAAGGCCAAAATGTGA
- the LOC135773769 gene encoding transmembrane protein 53 isoform X2, translating to MGSALFSIMNAPASVSRAARLRQVLSEIAHALTAASVSFFYLMQQQLTCSPDVMLSRAGMMVGVSAQKISKHITFLVNDVAPTPASADSPTQPKPLLLLLPWLGSRPQAIAKYCDIYIRTGFDILVVESEVRQFLWPRWGLEYGAHVLELLESERFSQRPLLVHAFSIGGYTFSQVLVHVAKDAQRCQELTNRIRGHIYDSLVMGSLDHMAVGLGKTMFPRLEGLVRRTSLLYFHVFKHQTVNYFNIAISMFRNTPVTSPALFLFSENDVLCDYKSVEELVELWRSRGMTVESKKWEKSIHAGHLRTHPQEYLSILENFVNSLNMVPMKAKM from the exons ATGGGGAGCGCTTTGTTTTCCATCATGAACGCGCCTGCATCTGTTTCACGCGCAGCGCGTCTCCGCCAAGTCCTCAGTGAGATTGCGCATGCGTTAACGGCAGCATCTGTCTCCTTTTTCTATTTAATGCAGCAGCAG CTTACCTGCTCTCCTGATGTCATGCTTTCCAGAGCGGGAATGATGGTAGGGGTGTCCGCTCAGAAGATAAGTAAGCACATCACCTTTCTGGTAAATGACGTAGCTCCGACTCCAGCCTCTGCTGATTCACCTACTCAGCCAAAACCGTTGTTGCTGTTGTTGCCATGGCTGGGCTCAAGACCGCAGGCCATCGCCAAGTACTGTGACATTTACATCCGAACAGGCTTTGATATACTTGTTGTGGAAAGTGAGGTGAGACAGTTCTTATGGCCTCGTTGGGGGCTGGAATACGGTGCCCATGTGCTTGAATTATTAGAAAGTGAACGCTTTTCTCAGCGCCCCCTGCTGGTTCATGCCTTCTCCATAGGGGGATACACGTTCAGTCAGGTGCTCGTTCATGTGGCTAAAGACGCTCAGCGCTGCCAAGAGCTGACAAACAGGATCAGGGGTCACATCTACGACAGCTTGGTCATGGGTTCATTGGATCACATGGCTGTCG GTCTCGGTAAGACCATGTTCCCCCGGTTGGAAGGTCTCGTGAGGAGGACTAGTCTTCTGTACTTCCATGTCTTTAAACACCAGACAGTCAACTATTTCAACATAGCGATCAGTATGTTCAGGAACACTCCTGTGACTTCTCCTGCTCTGTTCCTCTTCTCGGAAAATGATGTGCTGTGTGATTACAAGAGTGTGGAGGAGTTGGTGGAGTTATGGAGGAGTCGGGGCATGACTGTGGAGAGCAAGAAATGGGAGAAGTCGATTCATGCGGGTCATCTACGTACCCACCCTCAGGAATATCTGTCCATTCTGGAGAACTTTGTGAATTCTCTCAATATGGTGCCAATGAAGGCCAAAATGTGA
- the tmem243a gene encoding transmembrane protein 243, producing MEDFRTRIFGSNNRLSEETVRNKIVNFTVGGLTSLLVLLTLISSFVFPTPPPTALNIFFVLCIIMICSSILVLIFWYRQGDLDPKFRGLIYYSIGCIILLCVCANLYFHNVGR from the exons ATGGAAGATTTCCGCACGCGGATCTTTGGTTCAAACAACAGGCTGTCTGAAGAGACCGTTCGG AACAAAATTGTAAACTTTACTGTTGGTGGACTCACATCTCTATTAGTCTTG ttAACTCTCATCAGTTCTTTTGTTTTCCCCACACCTCCTCCCACAGCACTAAATATCTTCTTTGTGCTCTGCATTATCATGATCTGCTCATCTATTCTTGTGCTG ATATTCTGGTATCGACAAGGAGATCTGGATCCCAAGTTTCGTGGTCTTATTTATTATTCCATAGGTTGCATTATTCTTCTGTGCGTGTGTGCAAATCTGTACTTTCATAATGTTGGCAGATGA